One genomic region from Balneola sp. encodes:
- a CDS encoding GNAT family acetyltransferase: protein MKQAITGFHKDEKDDWVAELECGHTQHVRHDPPWQLRPWVVTEKGRKLKLGTKLNCKECEK from the coding sequence ATGAAGCAGGCTATTACCGGATTCCATAAAGACGAGAAAGATGACTGGGTTGCAGAACTTGAATGCGGACACACCCAGCATGTACGGCATGATCCTCCCTGGCAGCTACGCCCGTGGGTTGTTACCGAAAAAGGTCGCAAATTGAAGTTAGGTACTAAACTGAATTGTAAAGAGTGTGAGAAGTAA
- the ric gene encoding iron-sulfur cluster repair di-iron protein produces the protein MLNKETVSQKTVGQIVAEDYRAAQVFRSYGLDFCCGGKVSLESACAKKDLDLATIEKDLNALDFDAGSNHNYNDWSLDFLVDYIINNHHSFVRKMLPEISFYAEKVARVHGERDPELLDILQNVNLLRSEMLGHLQKEEEELFPQIKDLVENQKKGSVKEAIVEALEDEHDKAGGLMAKIEELTRGFNPPENACASYRVLFQNLEGFQQDLHKHVHLENNILFPKALELEKRLN, from the coding sequence ATGCTTAACAAAGAAACAGTATCCCAAAAAACAGTAGGGCAGATTGTTGCCGAAGATTACAGAGCTGCGCAAGTATTCAGGTCATATGGCCTCGATTTTTGCTGTGGTGGAAAAGTATCATTGGAATCTGCCTGTGCAAAAAAAGATCTCGACTTAGCTACCATCGAGAAAGACCTAAATGCTCTCGATTTTGATGCAGGATCAAACCATAACTACAATGATTGGTCGCTGGATTTTCTGGTGGATTATATCATAAACAATCATCACAGCTTTGTGCGGAAAATGTTGCCGGAAATTAGTTTCTACGCTGAAAAAGTAGCTCGCGTTCACGGTGAAAGAGATCCCGAACTACTCGATATTCTACAAAATGTAAATCTGCTGAGAAGTGAAATGCTTGGGCATCTTCAGAAGGAAGAGGAAGAGTTATTCCCACAAATAAAGGACCTGGTAGAGAATCAGAAGAAAGGCTCGGTGAAGGAAGCTATTGTTGAGGCTCTGGAAGATGAGCATGACAAAGCCGGTGGATTAATGGCCAAGATAGAAGAACTAACCAGAGGATTTAATCCGCCTGAAAATGCTTGTGCTTCTTACCGGGTTCTATTTCAAAACCTGGAAGGCTTTCAGCAAGACTTGCACAAACATGTACACTTGGAAAACAATATTCTCTTCCCAAAAGCCTTAGAGCTCGAAAAGCGTTTGAATTAG
- a CDS encoding flagellin: MASFGDLNRVNTNVQSLDSQLSLNRVNRDLADSRMRMSTGLKINKAEDNAAGYSIATKLKSRTAGLEQGLQNVGDAKSVLDIAESSFDTIMDGLVEMKGLATQAANDTLGDTERGYIGDQIKALGDDINEIANQTVFQDFDLLNGATDDMSGSLSLTFQVGERASDTISTDIEAVNVGTLFASAGDASLGATTTAGGGAAAGAAISATAATTSGQGALTFAATATSSDFRSFLSAVDGAIDEMSNRVNDIGITQSSLSVREETLSESISANESAKSRIMDTDFAKEQSKSVKLQILQQTATSSLAQANMGPQSVLGFLG; encoded by the coding sequence ATGGCAAGTTTTGGAGATTTAAACAGAGTTAATACCAATGTTCAGTCGTTAGACTCACAGTTATCACTGAACCGAGTAAACCGTGACCTTGCAGACAGCCGTATGCGTATGTCTACTGGTCTTAAAATTAACAAAGCAGAAGACAATGCTGCTGGTTACTCGATCGCAACTAAATTAAAAAGTAGAACAGCCGGCCTTGAGCAAGGTTTGCAAAACGTAGGAGATGCCAAGTCTGTACTTGACATCGCAGAATCAAGTTTTGACACTATCATGGATGGTCTTGTTGAAATGAAAGGTCTTGCAACTCAGGCAGCTAACGATACCCTTGGCGACACTGAGCGTGGTTACATTGGCGACCAGATCAAAGCCCTTGGCGATGACATCAACGAAATCGCTAACCAGACTGTATTCCAGGATTTTGATCTTTTGAATGGTGCTACTGATGATATGTCCGGATCTCTTTCCCTTACTTTCCAGGTAGGTGAGCGTGCTTCCGATACTATCTCTACCGACATCGAAGCGGTAAACGTAGGTACATTGTTTGCTTCAGCAGGTGACGCTTCTCTTGGTGCTACAACAACCGCCGGTGGTGGAGCAGCAGCAGGTGCAGCAATTTCAGCAACTGCAGCTACTACAAGTGGACAAGGTGCTCTTACTTTCGCTGCTACAGCTACTTCTTCTGACTTCCGTAGCTTCCTGAGCGCAGTTGACGGAGCTATCGACGAAATGTCTAACCGAGTAAATGACATCGGTATTACTCAGTCTTCTCTTTCTGTACGTGAAGAGACATTGTCTGAGTCTATAAGTGCGAACGAATCTGCTAAGTCTCGTATCATGGATACCGACTTTGCGAAAGAACAAAGTAAATCTGTGAAACTTCAGATTCTACAACAGACAGCGACTTCATCCCTTGCGCAAGCAAACATGGGACCACAGTCCGTACTTGGATTCCTCGGATAA
- a CDS encoding DNA mismatch repair protein MutT encodes MKEDYYKDHDKLLVALDCIIFGFDRNELKLLLIKRDFEPEKGKWSLMGGFLNKDQSLDDAAGQILNNLTGLQNIYLEQLYAFGDLNREPFDRTISVAYYALIDIHEHDKELVEQHSASWFSIHEIPDLIFDHEDMVEAALKRLRYKASHQPVGFELLPEKFTLPELQNLYESIYDTRLDKRNFRRRILSMDVLIKTDEKQKKYSKKGAFFYEFDEKKYSEKVTAGDHLVFKPLTS; translated from the coding sequence ATGAAGGAAGACTACTACAAAGATCATGACAAATTATTAGTTGCTCTGGATTGTATCATCTTTGGGTTCGATCGAAATGAACTGAAGTTGTTACTTATAAAGCGTGATTTCGAACCTGAGAAAGGAAAGTGGTCACTAATGGGAGGGTTTCTTAATAAAGATCAAAGTCTGGATGACGCAGCCGGGCAGATTCTAAATAACCTTACGGGCTTACAAAATATATATCTAGAACAATTATATGCCTTTGGAGATTTAAATAGGGAGCCGTTTGACCGAACCATTTCGGTAGCCTACTATGCTTTGATTGATATTCATGAACACGACAAAGAATTAGTAGAACAACATTCAGCCTCTTGGTTTTCTATACATGAAATTCCGGATTTAATCTTTGACCATGAGGATATGGTTGAAGCCGCCCTAAAGCGTTTGAGGTATAAAGCTTCTCATCAACCAGTAGGTTTTGAACTTCTACCCGAAAAATTCACGCTCCCGGAACTGCAGAACTTGTACGAGAGCATCTATGATACCAGGCTTGATAAGAGAAACTTCCGCCGAAGAATTCTGTCTATGGATGTCTTAATTAAGACAGATGAAAAACAAAAAAAGTACTCTAAAAAAGGGGCATTCTTTTACGAGTTTGACGAAAAGAAGTATTCAGAAAAAGTTACAGCAGGGGATCATTTGGTCTTCAAGCCGCTTACATCCTAG
- the trxA gene encoding thioredoxin → MDKTEKQKKSFSELIKGDTPVLVDFYADWCAPCKMMPPILKKLKSEMGDSINIIKIDTERNPDVAIRYQVRGIPNLILFHKGQVLWQQAGVVQMPQLQQIIEQKLEQL, encoded by the coding sequence ATGGACAAGACTGAAAAACAAAAGAAATCATTTTCTGAACTTATAAAGGGTGATACTCCCGTACTTGTGGATTTCTATGCCGACTGGTGTGCTCCCTGCAAGATGATGCCACCCATTTTAAAAAAGCTGAAATCAGAGATGGGCGATTCCATAAACATCATCAAAATTGATACGGAGCGAAATCCCGATGTAGCTATTCGATATCAGGTTCGGGGCATCCCCAACCTAATACTTTTCCATAAAGGACAAGTGCTATGGCAACAAGCAGGTGTAGTACAAATGCCGCAGTTACAACAAATTATTGAACAAAAACTGGAGCAGCTATGA
- a CDS encoding ribulokinase, whose translation MRYVIGVDYGTDSVRSVLVNEKGDEIAEAVHYYSRWEKGKYCDPGTNRFRHHPLDYLEGLERTLKSVIASVSEGEAKNIRGISVDSTGSTPVAVDKTGTPISLKEGFQENPNAMFILWKDHTSIKEAGEINALSRSWGGIDYTKYVGGIYSSEWFWAKILHVLREDKEIREAAYSWVELCDWIPYVLTGANDVHEMKRSRCAAGHKAMWHDEFGGLPSEDFLVKLDPLLSGLRDRLYEHTYTSDKAAGTISEEWAKKLGLSDDVVIGVGAFDAHMGAVGGNIEPYQLVRVMGTSTCDMLVAPKEEVGSNLVRGICGQVDGSILPEMVGLEAGQSAFGDIYAWFKDLILDPFKEIIQDSQTLSSEQKESLIEEATDKLISNLSAAAEKIEDVDTGIITLDWLNGRRTPDANQMLKGAIEGLDLGSNAPKVFKALVEATCFGSKMIVDRFINEGIRIEGVIGMGGVAKKSPFVMQTLANVLNMPIRVSKSEQTCALGAAVFAATASGIFSTVEEAKENMASGFETVYEPNTEKVESYKAMYDRYKSFGEVIEKRIMN comes from the coding sequence ATGAGATATGTAATTGGTGTTGATTATGGTACCGATTCTGTACGCTCGGTTCTCGTTAATGAAAAAGGAGATGAAATAGCTGAAGCTGTGCATTATTACTCCAGATGGGAGAAAGGAAAATACTGTGATCCTGGCACAAATAGATTCAGACATCACCCTCTTGATTATCTGGAAGGTTTAGAAAGAACGCTAAAATCCGTTATAGCTTCGGTTTCTGAAGGGGAAGCTAAAAACATTAGAGGCATCTCAGTAGATAGTACAGGTTCTACTCCTGTAGCTGTAGACAAAACAGGAACTCCAATTTCTCTAAAAGAGGGATTTCAAGAGAATCCAAACGCGATGTTTATTCTCTGGAAAGATCACACCTCAATTAAAGAAGCCGGTGAAATCAATGCTTTATCCCGTTCTTGGGGCGGTATAGATTACACAAAATATGTGGGCGGTATATATTCTTCAGAATGGTTTTGGGCAAAAATTCTCCATGTATTAAGAGAGGACAAAGAAATACGAGAAGCCGCTTATTCCTGGGTTGAGTTATGTGATTGGATACCCTACGTATTGACCGGAGCCAATGATGTCCATGAAATGAAGAGGAGCAGATGCGCTGCAGGACATAAAGCAATGTGGCATGATGAATTTGGCGGTTTACCAAGTGAAGATTTTTTGGTCAAACTCGACCCTTTGCTTTCAGGATTGCGAGACAGATTGTATGAACACACCTACACTTCTGATAAAGCGGCGGGGACAATTTCAGAGGAATGGGCTAAAAAACTTGGACTTTCTGATGATGTAGTTATCGGTGTTGGAGCTTTTGATGCACACATGGGAGCTGTTGGGGGCAACATTGAGCCTTATCAACTGGTAAGGGTTATGGGAACCTCAACCTGTGACATGCTAGTGGCTCCGAAAGAGGAGGTAGGCTCTAATCTGGTAAGAGGCATCTGCGGTCAGGTTGACGGGTCAATTCTTCCAGAGATGGTTGGCTTGGAGGCAGGTCAGTCTGCCTTTGGAGATATATACGCTTGGTTTAAAGACCTGATTCTTGATCCATTCAAAGAAATTATTCAAGACTCACAAACATTATCCAGTGAGCAAAAAGAATCACTCATCGAAGAAGCAACGGACAAGCTAATCTCAAATCTATCGGCGGCGGCTGAGAAGATCGAGGACGTTGATACGGGGATCATTACTTTAGATTGGTTGAACGGTCGCAGAACTCCAGATGCTAATCAAATGCTTAAAGGGGCCATTGAAGGTCTTGATTTAGGTAGTAATGCCCCGAAAGTTTTTAAAGCCTTAGTCGAAGCTACATGCTTTGGTTCTAAAATGATTGTAGATCGTTTTATAAATGAAGGAATCCGAATTGAAGGTGTAATTGGGATGGGAGGAGTGGCTAAGAAATCACCGTTTGTGATGCAAACCCTAGCCAATGTTCTGAACATGCCGATCAGAGTTTCTAAATCTGAACAAACCTGTGCATTAGGAGCAGCAGTTTTTGCAGCCACAGCTTCCGGAATATTTTCAACCGTTGAAGAGGCAAAGGAAAATATGGCGAGCGGTTTTGAAACCGTGTACGAGCCAAATACCGAAAAAGTGGAAAGCTATAAGGCGATGTATGACCGCTACAAGTCATTTGGTGAAGTGATTGAAAAAAGGATTATGAATTAG
- a CDS encoding osmotically inducible protein OsmC: MITDEHLYNVDLEWKEGRIGILRSEELDEEIEVATPPEFPGGVEGIWSPEHLFVSSISSCFMTTFAAIAEYSKLEYEELTIKATGVMSRVDGKFAMSEITLRPSLVINDKDQQDKALRILEKADQACLISRSVKTEIVLEPEVVIATLH; the protein is encoded by the coding sequence ATGATCACCGATGAACATCTATATAACGTAGATTTAGAGTGGAAAGAAGGACGAATTGGTATTCTCCGTTCTGAAGAATTGGATGAAGAAATTGAAGTGGCTACACCGCCTGAATTTCCCGGTGGCGTGGAAGGAATTTGGTCTCCTGAACACCTTTTCGTTTCTTCAATAAGCAGTTGCTTTATGACAACTTTTGCGGCCATTGCGGAATATTCAAAACTGGAATATGAAGAACTTACTATTAAGGCGACTGGCGTTATGAGCCGGGTTGATGGAAAGTTCGCGATGTCTGAAATCACTCTTCGTCCCTCATTAGTAATTAATGACAAAGATCAGCAGGATAAAGCTCTTAGAATTTTAGAAAAGGCAGACCAAGCTTGTCTTATTTCCCGATCTGTAAAAACGGAGATCGTATTGGAGCCAGAAGTTGTTATAGCTACACTACACTAA
- a CDS encoding galactose-1-epimerase codes for MKCLLLLSCMLMVGFAACTNKNMNNNKASNMEIFGSLEGDREVHLVTLENSNGLKVKITNYGGIVTSIMTPDSEGDFDNIVLGFDSLDKYLAGTPYFGAIIGRYGNRIGDGAFTLNGESYQLDINDGDNHLHGGEIGFDKVLWTIEEVTENSLELSYLSEDGESGYPGNLQVNVVYTLTPENELRMDYTATTDKATPVNLTNHSYFNLSGNPETQILDHELTINANQYTLVDNELIPTGEIAAVEGTPFDFTQPFEIGARIDEVEGGYDHNYVINDADGTMKSVAILFDPQTGRELEVLTEEPGIQFYSGNFLDGTLTGPDGSSFIQHSALCLETQHFPNSPNEDNFPSTILQPGDTYQTSTIYKFSVRN; via the coding sequence ATGAAATGCTTATTACTTCTTTCCTGCATGCTTATGGTTGGATTTGCAGCTTGTACAAACAAAAATATGAACAATAATAAGGCAAGTAATATGGAGATTTTTGGGAGCCTGGAGGGTGATCGGGAAGTACATTTGGTAACACTGGAAAACAGCAACGGACTTAAGGTAAAAATCACTAACTACGGTGGGATCGTGACTTCAATAATGACTCCAGATTCTGAGGGTGATTTTGATAACATCGTTTTGGGGTTTGACTCGTTGGATAAGTATCTGGCCGGGACTCCTTACTTTGGAGCAATAATTGGCAGGTATGGAAACAGAATAGGTGACGGTGCTTTTACTCTGAATGGTGAGTCTTATCAGTTGGATATTAATGATGGTGATAATCACTTACATGGTGGCGAAATAGGTTTTGATAAAGTGTTATGGACCATTGAAGAAGTGACGGAGAATTCTCTGGAGTTGTCATATTTAAGTGAAGATGGAGAAAGCGGGTATCCAGGTAACCTTCAGGTAAACGTTGTATATACCCTTACCCCTGAGAATGAACTGAGAATGGACTACACCGCCACCACCGATAAAGCAACACCGGTTAACTTAACCAACCATAGTTATTTCAATCTTTCAGGAAATCCAGAAACTCAAATTTTGGACCATGAGCTTACGATTAATGCCAATCAATACACACTGGTTGATAACGAGCTCATTCCAACCGGAGAAATAGCTGCCGTTGAGGGAACCCCTTTCGATTTTACCCAACCTTTCGAAATTGGAGCCAGAATTGATGAGGTAGAAGGTGGATATGATCACAACTATGTGATTAACGATGCAGACGGAACAATGAAATCTGTTGCCATCCTTTTCGATCCTCAAACAGGAAGAGAACTTGAGGTACTTACAGAGGAACCCGGAATTCAATTCTATTCAGGTAATTTCTTAGATGGCACTCTTACGGGGCCTGATGGCTCGAGTTTTATTCAGCACAGTGCTCTTTGTTTAGAAACACAGCATTTTCCTAATTCTCCTAATGAAGACAACTTTCCGTCAACCATTCTTCAACCCGGAGACACCTACCAAACATCGACTATTTATAAGTTCTCGGTTCGCAACTGA
- a CDS encoding transcriptional regulator, translating to MLLSKSCVYGLRASLYLASRREGDYTSIREMSDELEISFHFLTKILQQLTADSLMESYKGPNGGIRLSAKGERATLLDVVIAIDGPGLFTQCALGLPGCGSATPCPLHDSWLTVRESIKDMLERTNLKELAREGKANKFRITAEGSFSWQ from the coding sequence ATGCTTTTATCTAAGTCTTGTGTATACGGTCTGAGAGCCAGTCTCTATCTTGCCTCAAGGAGGGAGGGGGACTATACTTCTATACGAGAGATGAGCGATGAACTGGAAATCTCTTTTCACTTTTTGACCAAGATCCTTCAACAGCTTACTGCCGATTCACTAATGGAATCCTACAAAGGACCTAATGGAGGCATTCGACTTTCAGCAAAAGGTGAACGAGCAACGCTGCTTGATGTCGTGATCGCTATTGATGGCCCCGGCCTATTTACCCAATGCGCACTTGGGTTACCAGGTTGTGGATCTGCGACACCCTGTCCGCTCCACGATAGCTGGTTAACCGTTAGAGAGTCAATTAAAGACATGTTAGAAAGAACCAATTTAAAGGAACTAGCCAGAGAGGGTAAAGCCAACAAGTTTCGCATCACGGCAGAAGGCTCTTTTTCCTGGCAGTAA
- a CDS encoding flagellin, with product MASFGDLNRVNTNVQSLDSQLSLNRVNRDLADSRMRMSTGLKINRAEDNAAGYSIATKLKSRTAGLEQGLQNVGDAKSVLDIAESSFDTIMDGLVEMKGLATQAANDTLGDTERGYIGDQIKALGDDINEIANQTVFQDFDLLNGADGDMSGSLSLTFQVGERASDTISTDIDAVNVGTLFASSGDASLGATTTAGGGVAAGGGITATAATTSGQGALTFSASATSNDFRSFLSAVDGAIDEMSNRVNDIGITQSSLSVREETLSESISANESAKSRIMDTDFAKEQSKSVKLQILQQTATSSLAQANMGPQSVLGFLG from the coding sequence ATGGCAAGTTTTGGAGATTTAAACAGAGTTAATACCAATGTTCAGTCGTTGGACTCTCAGTTATCATTGAACCGAGTAAACCGTGACCTTGCAGACAGCCGTATGCGAATGTCTACCGGTCTTAAAATTAACAGAGCAGAAGACAACGCTGCTGGTTACTCGATCGCAACTAAATTAAAAAGTAGAACAGCCGGCCTTGAGCAAGGTTTGCAAAACGTAGGTGATGCCAAGTCTGTATTGGACATCGCAGAATCAAGTTTTGACACCATCATGGATGGTCTTGTTGAAATGAAAGGCCTTGCAACTCAGGCAGCTAACGATACGCTTGGCGACACTGAGCGTGGTTACATTGGCGACCAGATCAAAGCTCTTGGCGATGACATCAACGAAATCGCTAACCAGACTGTATTCCAGGATTTCGATCTATTGAACGGTGCAGATGGCGACATGTCCGGATCATTATCTCTTACTTTCCAAGTAGGCGAGCGTGCTTCTGATACGATCTCTACCGACATCGACGCGGTAAACGTAGGTACATTGTTTGCTTCTTCTGGTGATGCATCTCTCGGTGCTACAACAACCGCCGGTGGTGGTGTTGCAGCAGGTGGTGGTATTACTGCAACTGCAGCTACTACAAGTGGACAAGGTGCTCTTACTTTCTCAGCAAGTGCTACTTCTAATGACTTCCGTAGCTTCCTGAGCGCAGTTGACGGAGCTATCGACGAAATGTCTAACCGAGTGAACGACATCGGTATTACTCAGTCTTCTCTTTCTGTACGTGAAGAGACCCTTTCTGAGTCTATCAGTGCCAACGAATCTGCTAAGTCTCGTATCATGGATACCGACTTTGCGAAAGAACAAAGTAAATCTGTGAAACTTCAGATTTTACAACAGACAGCGACTTCATCCCTTGCTCAAGCTAACATGGGACCACAGTCCGTACTTGGATTCCTCGGATAA
- a CDS encoding alpha-N-arabinofuranosidase, with product MKKLFLLLALTLFPLSAQVLAQSTIIVNVDQAEHTISEHIYGQFAEHLGRGVYEGIWVGLDSNIPNTEGYRTDVLEALQELQIPNIRWPGGCFADEYDWRDGIGPRSERPKTVNTHWGMVIDDNSFGTHEFLRFTELINAEPYISANVGSGTPAQMQDWLEYMTFSGDSELANLRRINGREEPWDIKFFGIGNESWGCGGNMTADYYADLYRRYQTYAKSFNDTPLYKIASGMYDVEYEWTETVMREAGNMMDAISLHYYTIPGEGWADKGPSKDFGEEMYYRGLKAASLLDEFITRHSDIMDQYDPEKNVALAVDEWGVWTNPLEGTNPGFLEQQNSLRDALIASLSLDIMNAHAERVKLANIAQTVNVLQAMIITDGADMFLTPTYHVFHFYKVHQNSVLLPIHIHAKKYEGPGDKEVQDRFELADSEPGVPVISATASRDKNRVMHFTVTNTHPKESNDVIIEIRGAEANRIVSGSGRLLTANSVDAVNTVNNPQQVAPVSFENARLRDGKLSLEIPPHSIVVISVE from the coding sequence ATGAAGAAATTATTTCTGCTTTTAGCACTTACTCTATTCCCACTGAGCGCACAGGTACTTGCACAGTCAACTATAATTGTAAATGTAGACCAAGCTGAACATACAATCAGCGAGCACATATATGGACAATTTGCAGAACATCTGGGTAGGGGAGTCTATGAAGGCATTTGGGTTGGCTTAGATTCAAATATTCCCAATACAGAGGGTTATCGCACGGATGTTTTAGAGGCCCTTCAAGAACTTCAAATCCCAAATATTCGCTGGCCCGGCGGTTGTTTTGCGGATGAATATGATTGGAGGGATGGAATCGGGCCACGCTCAGAGCGACCAAAGACTGTAAATACGCACTGGGGTATGGTGATTGATGATAACAGCTTCGGAACTCATGAATTTCTTCGCTTCACTGAGCTTATCAATGCTGAGCCATATATATCTGCTAATGTTGGAAGTGGTACGCCGGCCCAGATGCAAGACTGGCTTGAGTACATGACTTTTTCGGGAGACAGTGAGCTAGCAAATCTCCGCCGCATAAATGGCAGAGAAGAGCCCTGGGACATCAAGTTCTTTGGTATTGGAAATGAAAGCTGGGGGTGCGGAGGGAATATGACTGCAGATTACTATGCGGATCTTTACCGCCGCTACCAAACGTATGCTAAAAGCTTTAATGATACTCCATTATATAAAATTGCCAGTGGCATGTATGATGTTGAGTATGAATGGACGGAAACGGTAATGCGCGAGGCTGGAAATATGATGGACGCTATCTCTTTGCATTATTATACAATCCCGGGTGAGGGGTGGGCTGACAAGGGTCCTTCTAAAGATTTCGGAGAAGAAATGTATTACCGGGGACTCAAAGCAGCATCTCTGCTGGACGAGTTTATCACCAGACATTCTGATATTATGGATCAATACGATCCTGAAAAAAATGTAGCACTGGCCGTTGATGAATGGGGCGTTTGGACGAACCCGCTAGAGGGTACAAACCCAGGTTTTTTAGAGCAACAAAATTCTCTTAGGGATGCGCTGATAGCCTCTTTAAGTCTGGATATTATGAACGCGCATGCCGAAAGAGTGAAGCTTGCGAACATCGCCCAAACAGTAAATGTATTACAAGCTATGATTATTACCGATGGCGCTGATATGTTTCTAACTCCAACGTACCACGTATTCCACTTTTATAAAGTACATCAAAACTCAGTGTTACTGCCCATTCACATTCATGCAAAAAAATATGAAGGGCCGGGAGATAAGGAAGTTCAGGACAGGTTTGAGCTAGCAGATAGTGAACCCGGAGTGCCGGTTATAAGCGCAACGGCTTCCAGAGATAAGAACAGAGTAATGCATTTTACAGTCACCAACACTCATCCAAAAGAATCGAATGATGTTATCATAGAAATTCGCGGTGCAGAAGCAAACCGAATTGTATCCGGCTCAGGCAGGCTTTTAACAGCAAACTCAGTAGATGCGGTTAATACAGTTAATAATCCTCAACAAGTTGCCCCAGTTTCTTTTGAAAATGCAAGGTTAAGAGACGGAAAGCTAAGCTTAGAGATTCCGCCACATTCTATCGTGGTTATTAGTGTGGAATGA
- a CDS encoding nitrite reductase: MKVSKLILPMVFGLLFSGLAIAQTAEYTLDGKIFGMPEAEVFTEDYDGPPVVGEYVTMLPNLKPLDYEGNKHHEVRIDIVVQEIEVAEGVRYQAWTFGGTVPGPVLHVKEGDRITFYMKNRSDEEVTITEPSKGGSPFMKQVAENPYQKNKPSIMPMPHSMDFHAGTVAKDDKWRTIGPGETIKFDWVANYPGSYIYHCGTPSVLMHTSMGQHGMVVVTPKDGYNTGYEVDREYVIVQSEYYLTKGPGELYTYDFDAAFSNNPSHVVFNGHQTILHDQPLKANAGERVRFHVSNNGPSGTSSFHVIGGIFDRVWLEGHPFNEMRGMQTVLLGASNSATIDMIIPEEGKYVLVDHEFVDAEKGATGTLKAGPRKN; the protein is encoded by the coding sequence ATGAAAGTCTCAAAACTAATACTACCTATGGTGTTTGGTTTACTATTTAGTGGATTAGCAATAGCCCAAACGGCTGAATACACTTTGGATGGAAAAATATTTGGCATGCCAGAAGCAGAAGTATTCACGGAAGATTATGATGGTCCTCCCGTAGTTGGCGAATATGTTACCATGTTACCCAACTTGAAGCCTCTTGACTATGAAGGCAACAAACATCATGAAGTCCGCATAGATATTGTTGTTCAGGAAATAGAAGTAGCTGAAGGTGTTCGCTACCAAGCCTGGACATTTGGTGGGACCGTTCCCGGACCAGTGCTCCACGTAAAAGAAGGAGACCGAATTACCTTTTATATGAAGAACAGGTCGGACGAAGAAGTAACAATTACAGAGCCTAGTAAAGGAGGATCTCCTTTCATGAAGCAGGTTGCTGAAAACCCATACCAGAAAAATAAGCCGTCGATTATGCCTATGCCTCACTCCATGGATTTCCATGCAGGTACCGTTGCTAAGGATGACAAATGGAGAACTATAGGCCCTGGCGAAACCATTAAGTTTGACTGGGTTGCTAACTATCCCGGATCATACATTTACCACTGTGGAACCCCAAGTGTTTTAATGCACACATCTATGGGTCAGCACGGAATGGTGGTTGTAACACCAAAAGATGGCTATAACACCGGCTATGAAGTAGACCGCGAATATGTGATTGTTCAAAGTGAGTATTACCTGACAAAAGGACCGGGTGAATTATACACCTATGATTTTGATGCAGCTTTTAGCAACAATCCATCGCACGTTGTTTTTAACGGACACCAAACCATACTTCACGACCAGCCATTGAAAGCTAACGCCGGAGAAAGAGTACGCTTTCATGTAAGCAACAACGGTCCAAGCGGAACATCCAGCTTTCACGTAATTGGTGGAATTTTTGACCGTGTTTGGCTTGAAGGACATCCATTCAACGAAATGCGCGGAATGCAAACCGTACTTTTAGGTGCTTCAAATTCTGCAACAATAGACATGATTATTCCTGAAGAAGGAAAATACGTTCTTGTCGATCATGAGTTTGTTGATGCTGAAAAAGGTGCAACAGGAACGCTGAAAGCCGGTCCAAGAAAGAACTAG